The proteins below come from a single Mycobacterium parmense genomic window:
- a CDS encoding alpha-keto acid decarboxylase family protein, which produces MACRPDRFRPRTVVLVTDPLYTVGDYLLDRLAELGVSEIFGVPGDYNLEFLDHVVAHPSIRWVGNANELNAGYAADGYGRLRGLSAVVTTFGVGELSAANAIAGSYAEHVPVVHIVGGPSKDAQGTRRALHHSLGDGDFEHFVRVSREITCAQANLMPATARREIDRVLSEVREQKRPGYILMSTDVARFPTEPPAGPLPRYTGGTSPRALSAFVEAATDLVGDHHLTVLADLLVHRLQAVTELEKLLAADAVPYATLMWGKSLLDESSPHYLGIYAGSASTPAVRSAIEDAPVLVTAGVVFTDMVSGFFSQRIDPARNIDIGQYQSSVAGRVFAPLEMSAALDALAQILVRRGATSPAVATPADKSPVEPAGTPTRDQPLTQQMVWDRLCEALTPGNVVLADQGTSFYGMADHRLPQGVTFIGQPLWGSIGYTLPAALGAGVAHPERRTVLLIGDGAAQLTVQELGTFAREGLSPVIVVVNNDGYTVERAIHGETAPYNDIVSWRWTEVPGALGVGDHLAFRAQTYGELDDAFIAAAEHRDCMVFVEVVLPRLEIPTLLVELVQPVSPDGSPRR; this is translated from the coding sequence ATGGCATGTCGGCCGGATCGATTTCGACCGCGTACCGTCGTGCTCGTGACTGATCCCCTCTACACCGTCGGTGACTATCTGCTCGACCGGCTCGCGGAGCTCGGCGTCTCCGAGATCTTCGGCGTCCCCGGCGACTACAACCTGGAGTTCCTCGACCACGTCGTCGCGCACCCTTCGATTCGGTGGGTGGGCAACGCCAACGAGCTGAACGCCGGCTACGCCGCCGACGGCTACGGACGGCTTCGCGGATTGTCGGCCGTGGTAACCACATTCGGGGTGGGCGAGCTGTCGGCGGCCAACGCGATCGCGGGCAGCTACGCCGAGCACGTGCCCGTCGTGCACATCGTCGGCGGCCCCTCCAAGGATGCCCAGGGCACCAGGCGTGCGCTGCACCACTCCCTGGGCGACGGCGACTTCGAGCACTTTGTCCGGGTGAGTCGCGAAATCACCTGCGCCCAGGCCAATCTCATGCCGGCCACCGCACGCCGGGAGATCGACCGGGTGCTCAGCGAGGTGCGCGAACAGAAGCGGCCCGGCTACATCCTGATGTCGACCGACGTGGCCCGCTTCCCCACCGAACCGCCCGCCGGGCCGCTGCCCCGCTACACCGGTGGCACCAGCCCCCGCGCGCTGTCGGCGTTCGTCGAGGCCGCCACCGACCTCGTCGGCGACCACCACCTGACCGTGCTGGCCGATCTGCTGGTGCACCGTCTGCAGGCGGTCACAGAGCTCGAGAAGTTGCTGGCCGCCGACGCGGTGCCCTATGCGACGTTGATGTGGGGCAAGAGCCTCCTCGACGAAAGTTCGCCCCACTACCTGGGGATCTACGCCGGATCGGCCAGCACCCCGGCGGTCCGCAGCGCGATCGAGGACGCGCCCGTCCTGGTCACCGCCGGGGTGGTGTTCACCGACATGGTCAGCGGCTTCTTCAGCCAGCGGATCGATCCCGCGCGCAACATCGACATCGGGCAGTACCAAAGCAGCGTGGCCGGGCGGGTTTTCGCCCCCCTGGAGATGAGCGCCGCGCTCGATGCGCTGGCGCAGATCCTGGTCCGGCGCGGGGCCACGTCACCGGCCGTGGCGACGCCGGCGGACAAGTCACCCGTAGAACCGGCCGGAACGCCGACGCGCGACCAACCGCTGACCCAGCAGATGGTGTGGGATCGGCTGTGCGAGGCGCTCACGCCCGGCAACGTCGTGCTCGCCGACCAGGGCACCTCGTTCTACGGCATGGCCGACCACCGGCTGCCGCAGGGCGTCACCTTCATCGGCCAACCACTGTGGGGCTCGATCGGTTATACGCTGCCCGCGGCGCTGGGGGCCGGTGTGGCCCACCCGGAGCGCAGAACGGTGCTGCTGATCGGTGACGGCGCCGCGCAACTGACGGTGCAGGAACTCGGCACCTTTGCCCGCGAGGGACTGTCGCCGGTGATCGTGGTGGTCAACAACGACGGCTACACCGTCGAAAGGGCCATCCACGGGGAGACCGCACCCTACAACGACATCGTGAGTTGGCGGTGGACCGAGGTCCCGGGCGCGCTGGGCGTCGGTGATCACCTCGCCTTCCGGGCCCAGACCTACGGTGAGCTCGACGATGCATTCATCGCCGCGGCCGAGCATCGAGATTGCATGGTGTTCGTCGAGGTGGTCCTGCCGC
- a CDS encoding SRPBCC family protein, translating to MAIKESRDIVIEAGPGEILDVIADFDAMPTWSEPHQSAEVLETGDDGRPSKVKMKVRVAGITDEQVVAYTWGADEVSWTLVSSSQQKAQDGKYTLVPQGGDTLVKFELLADPNVPLPGFVLKRAVKGTIDSATKALRARVLEVKKGK from the coding sequence ATGGCAATCAAAGAGTCTCGCGACATCGTCATCGAAGCCGGCCCCGGAGAGATCCTCGACGTGATCGCCGATTTCGACGCGATGCCGACGTGGTCGGAACCGCATCAGAGCGCGGAGGTGCTCGAAACGGGCGACGACGGCCGGCCGAGCAAGGTGAAGATGAAGGTCAGGGTCGCGGGCATCACCGACGAACAGGTGGTGGCCTATACCTGGGGCGCCGACGAGGTGAGCTGGACCCTGGTCAGTTCCTCCCAGCAGAAGGCGCAGGACGGGAAATACACCCTGGTGCCCCAGGGCGGCGACACGTTGGTCAAGTTCGAGCTGCTGGCGGACCCCAACGTCCCGTTGCCCGGCTTCGTCCTCAAGCGCGCGGTGAAGGGGACGATCGATTCCGCGACCAAGGCGCTGCGCGCGCGGGTGCTCGAGGTCAAGAAGGGTAAGTAG
- a CDS encoding CaiB/BaiF CoA transferase family protein, translating into MSDAGPLAGVRVIELGGIGPGPHAGMVLADLGADVVRVRRPTGGLTMPAEDRDLLHRGKRIVDLDVKTQPRTLLGLAAKADVLLDCFRPGACERLGIGPHDCAEVNPRLIFARITGWGQDGPLARTAGHDINYLSRTGALSALGYADRPPMPPLNLVADFGGGSMLVLLGIVIALYERERSGEGQVIDAAMVDGVSLLAQVMWTMKSTGALRDRRESFLLDGGAPFYGCYETSDGKYMAVGAIEPQFFAALLHGLGFAPDEVPGQFDIGAYPRLRAAFAERFATRTRDEWTAVFAGTDACATPVLTWSEAANDDHLRARCTVITAHGADQAAPAPRFSRTPAGPVGPPPAVTVDLNEIGW; encoded by the coding sequence ATGAGCGACGCGGGGCCGTTGGCCGGCGTGCGGGTCATCGAACTCGGCGGGATCGGGCCCGGGCCGCACGCGGGCATGGTGCTGGCCGACCTGGGCGCGGACGTGGTGCGGGTGCGGCGCCCGACGGGCGGCCTCACCATGCCGGCCGAGGATCGCGACCTGCTGCACCGGGGGAAGCGGATCGTCGACCTGGACGTCAAGACGCAGCCCCGCACGCTGCTGGGCCTGGCCGCCAAGGCCGACGTGCTGCTCGACTGCTTCCGTCCCGGCGCCTGCGAGCGACTGGGCATCGGTCCGCACGACTGCGCCGAGGTCAACCCCAGGCTGATCTTCGCCCGCATCACCGGCTGGGGCCAAGACGGCCCGCTGGCCCGGACCGCGGGCCACGACATCAATTACCTGTCTCGAACGGGTGCCCTGTCGGCGCTCGGCTACGCGGACCGGCCGCCGATGCCGCCCCTGAACCTCGTCGCCGACTTCGGTGGCGGCTCGATGCTGGTGCTGCTCGGCATCGTGATCGCACTGTACGAGCGGGAGCGCTCGGGCGAGGGGCAGGTGATCGACGCCGCGATGGTGGACGGCGTCAGCCTGCTAGCCCAGGTGATGTGGACCATGAAGTCGACCGGTGCGCTGCGGGACCGCCGCGAATCATTCCTGCTCGACGGCGGGGCCCCGTTCTACGGTTGCTACGAAACCTCCGACGGCAAGTACATGGCCGTCGGCGCCATCGAGCCGCAATTCTTCGCGGCGTTGCTCCATGGCCTCGGATTCGCGCCCGACGAGGTGCCCGGGCAATTCGACATCGGCGCCTACCCGCGACTGCGCGCCGCCTTCGCCGAGCGGTTCGCAACCCGGACGCGTGACGAGTGGACGGCGGTGTTCGCCGGCACCGACGCGTGCGCCACGCCGGTGTTGACGTGGAGCGAAGCCGCGAACGACGACCACCTGCGCGCGCGCTGCACGGTGATCACCGCGCACGGGGCCGACCAGGCCGCGCCGGCCCCGCGGTTTTCCCGAACGCCGGCCGGGCCGGTCGGACCGCCCCCGGCGGTCACCGTGGACCTTAACGAAATCGGCTGGTAG
- a CDS encoding SRPBCC family protein, whose amino-acid sequence MAVKASREFVVDAPPEKVMAALEDVGVVSGWSPLHKHIEVIDRYPDGRPHHVAATIRILGLVDKEVLEYHWGPDWVVYDAKGTAQQHGQHVEYNLKPQGMDKTLVRFDITVEPAGPIPAFIVRRASENVMNAAVKGLREMVTGVADPGGPG is encoded by the coding sequence GTGGCCGTAAAAGCATCGCGAGAATTCGTCGTTGACGCGCCTCCGGAAAAGGTCATGGCGGCGCTCGAGGACGTCGGCGTCGTGTCGGGCTGGTCGCCGCTGCACAAGCACATCGAAGTGATCGACCGCTATCCGGATGGCCGGCCCCACCACGTCGCCGCCACCATCAGGATCCTGGGACTGGTGGACAAGGAAGTCCTGGAGTACCACTGGGGGCCCGACTGGGTGGTATACGACGCCAAGGGCACCGCGCAGCAACATGGCCAGCACGTCGAGTACAACCTGAAGCCCCAAGGAATGGACAAGACGTTGGTGCGATTCGACATCACCGTCGAGCCCGCCGGGCCGATACCGGCGTTCATCGTAAGGCGCGCAAGCGAGAACGTGATGAACGCCGCGGTGAAGGGATTGCGCGAAATGGTGACGGGTGTAGCCGATCCCGGCGGGCCGGGTTAG
- a CDS encoding SRPBCC family protein, with the protein MAVQASSEIVIGAPPELIMEALADMDAVPLWSAVHKRVEVVDKNPDGRPHHVKVTIAVTGIHDTELLEYHWGPDWMVWDAAKTAQQHGQHGEYNLIRESDDKTRVRFTLTVEPSAPLPEFWVSRARKKILRSALEGLRDRVMGADGAAPPR; encoded by the coding sequence GTGGCCGTGCAAGCATCGTCGGAGATCGTGATCGGCGCGCCCCCGGAACTGATCATGGAGGCGCTCGCCGACATGGACGCTGTGCCGTTGTGGTCGGCGGTGCACAAACGGGTAGAGGTGGTCGACAAGAATCCCGACGGACGACCCCACCACGTGAAGGTCACCATCGCGGTGACCGGCATTCACGACACCGAGCTTCTCGAATACCACTGGGGCCCGGACTGGATGGTGTGGGACGCCGCCAAGACGGCCCAGCAGCATGGCCAGCACGGCGAATACAACCTGATTCGCGAGAGCGACGACAAGACCCGGGTGAGGTTCACACTCACCGTCGAGCCGTCGGCGCCGCTGCCCGAGTTCTGGGTCAGCCGGGCCCGCAAGAAGATCCTCCGTTCGGCGCTGGAAGGGCTTCGGGACCGGGTAATGGGCGCCGACGGCGCAGCCCCGCCCCGTTAG
- a CDS encoding pyridoxal phosphate-dependent aminotransferase, translated as MTVSRLRPYATTVFAEMSALAARIGAVNLGQGFPDEDGPPAMLKAAQDAIADGANQYPPGIGIAPLRQAIAAQRRRHFGTEYDPDTEVLVTVGATEAIAAAVIGLVEPGSEVLLIEPFYDSYSPVVAMAGARRVAVPLVPDGSGFALDADALRRAVTRRTRALIVNSPHNPTGTVLGAAELGAIAEIAVEADLLVLTDEVYEHLVFDGHRHLPLAGFDGMRERTITVSSASKMFNCTGWKIGWACGPAELIAGVRAAKQYLSYVGGAPLQPAVALALDTEDGWVSDFRECLQARRDRLAAGLTGIGFEVHRSDGSYFLCADPRPLGYDDSTAFCATLPERVGVAAIPMSAFCDPTGGQLDVWNHLVRFTFCKRDDTLDEAIRRLAALRDAGG; from the coding sequence ATGACGGTGTCGCGGCTGCGTCCGTACGCGACCACGGTGTTCGCCGAGATGTCGGCGCTGGCCGCGCGGATCGGCGCGGTGAACCTCGGCCAGGGTTTCCCCGACGAAGACGGCCCCCCGGCCATGCTGAAGGCGGCGCAGGACGCGATCGCCGACGGCGCCAACCAGTACCCGCCCGGAATCGGCATCGCACCGCTGCGGCAGGCGATTGCGGCCCAGCGCCGGCGGCATTTCGGCACCGAATACGACCCTGACACCGAAGTGCTGGTGACCGTCGGCGCGACGGAGGCGATCGCAGCGGCGGTGATCGGCCTCGTCGAACCCGGCTCCGAGGTGCTGCTCATCGAGCCGTTCTACGACTCGTACTCCCCCGTCGTCGCGATGGCCGGCGCCCGCCGGGTCGCCGTGCCGTTGGTGCCCGACGGCAGCGGCTTCGCGCTGGACGCCGACGCACTGCGGCGGGCGGTGACGCGCCGCACCCGCGCGCTGATCGTCAATTCACCGCACAACCCCACCGGCACCGTCCTCGGCGCGGCGGAGTTGGGCGCCATCGCGGAGATCGCGGTCGAGGCCGACCTCTTGGTGCTCACCGACGAGGTCTATGAGCACCTGGTGTTCGACGGCCACCGGCACCTTCCGCTGGCCGGCTTCGACGGCATGCGCGAGCGCACGATCACCGTCTCCAGCGCGTCCAAGATGTTCAACTGCACGGGCTGGAAGATCGGATGGGCTTGCGGCCCGGCCGAACTCATTGCCGGCGTGCGTGCGGCCAAGCAGTACCTGAGCTACGTCGGGGGTGCACCGTTGCAGCCCGCGGTGGCGCTGGCGCTCGATACCGAGGACGGATGGGTGTCCGACTTCCGCGAGTGCCTGCAGGCCCGGCGCGACCGGCTGGCCGCGGGGCTGACGGGAATCGGTTTCGAAGTGCACCGCAGCGACGGCAGCTACTTCTTGTGCGCCGACCCGCGTCCGCTCGGGTACGACGACAGCACCGCGTTCTGCGCGACCCTACCGGAGCGCGTCGGGGTGGCGGCCATTCCGATGTCGGCGTTCTGCGATCCCACGGGTGGACAGCTTGACGTATGGAATCACTTGGTGCGCTTCACTTTCTGCAAGCGCGACGACACCCTGGACGAGGCGATCAGGCGACTGGCAGCGCTTCGCGACGCGGGCGGCTAA
- a CDS encoding acetyl-CoA C-acetyltransferase, with translation MSEEAFIYEAIRTPRGKQRNGSLNEVKPLNLVVGLVDELRKRNPDLDESLISDMILGVVSPVGDQGGDIARTAVLAAGLPETTGGVQLNRFCASGLEAVNTAAQKVRSGWDDLVLAGGVESMSRVPMGSDGGAWATDPETNYRIGFVPQGIGADLIATIEGFSREDVDAYALRSQQKAAEAWSGGYFAKSVVPVRDQNGLVILDHDEHMRPETTMEGLAKLKTAFDGVGEMGGFDDVALTKYHWVEKINHVHTGGNSSGIVDGAALVLVGSEAAGKSQGLTPRARIVATATSGSDPVIMLTGPTPATRKVLDRAGMTIDDIDLFELNEAFASVVLKFQKDLHIPDEKLNVNGGAIAMGHPLGATGAMITGTMVDELERRNARRALITLCIGGGMGVATIIERV, from the coding sequence ATGTCCGAAGAAGCCTTCATCTACGAGGCCATCCGCACGCCGCGCGGCAAGCAGCGCAACGGTTCGCTCAACGAGGTCAAGCCACTGAACTTGGTCGTCGGCCTGGTCGACGAGCTGCGCAAGCGCAACCCCGACCTGGACGAGAGCCTGATCAGCGACATGATCCTGGGCGTGGTCTCCCCGGTCGGTGACCAGGGCGGGGACATCGCCCGCACCGCGGTGCTGGCGGCCGGGCTGCCGGAGACCACCGGCGGCGTCCAGCTCAACCGGTTCTGCGCCTCGGGCCTCGAGGCCGTCAACACCGCCGCGCAAAAGGTGCGCTCCGGGTGGGACGACCTGGTGCTGGCCGGCGGTGTCGAGTCGATGAGCCGCGTGCCGATGGGCTCCGACGGCGGCGCCTGGGCGACCGACCCCGAAACCAACTACCGGATCGGCTTCGTCCCGCAAGGCATCGGCGCCGACCTGATCGCCACCATCGAGGGCTTCTCCCGCGAGGATGTCGACGCCTACGCGCTGCGCAGCCAGCAGAAGGCCGCCGAGGCGTGGTCGGGCGGCTACTTCGCCAAGTCGGTCGTGCCGGTGCGCGACCAGAACGGCCTGGTCATCCTCGACCACGACGAGCACATGCGGCCCGAAACCACGATGGAGGGTCTGGCCAAGCTCAAGACCGCCTTCGACGGAGTAGGCGAGATGGGCGGCTTCGACGACGTGGCGCTGACCAAGTATCACTGGGTCGAGAAGATCAACCACGTCCACACCGGCGGCAACAGCTCCGGCATCGTCGACGGCGCCGCGCTGGTGCTGGTCGGTTCGGAGGCCGCCGGCAAGTCGCAGGGCCTGACCCCGCGGGCGCGCATCGTGGCCACCGCCACCAGCGGCTCGGACCCCGTCATCATGCTCACCGGCCCCACCCCGGCCACGCGCAAGGTGCTCGACCGCGCGGGCATGACGATCGACGACATCGACCTGTTCGAGCTCAACGAGGCCTTCGCGTCGGTGGTGCTGAAGTTCCAGAAGGATCTGCACATCCCCGACGAGAAGCTCAACGTCAACGGTGGCGCCATCGCGATGGGCCACCCGCTGGGCGCCACCGGCGCCATGATCACCGGCACCATGGTCGACGAGCTCGAGCGCCGCAACGCGCGCCGCGCGCTGATCACGCTGTGCATCGGCGGCGGCATGGGCGTCGCGACGATCATCGAGAGGGTTTAA
- a CDS encoding 3-hydroxyacyl-CoA dehydrogenase NAD-binding domain-containing protein, whose amino-acid sequence MQTENTIQWDKDADGIVTLTLDDPTGSANVMNEHYSASMHNAVERLAAEKDSITGVVITSAKKTFFAGGDLKAMINLGPENAGEAFDTVESVKRDLRALETLGKPVVAAINGAALGGGLEIALACHHRIAADVKGSQLGLPEVTLGLLPGGGGVTRTVRMFGIQNAFMNILSQGTRFKPAKAKEIGLVDELVSSVEELVPAAKAWIKANPDSHEQPWDKKGYKMPGGTPSSPALAAILPSFPALLKKQLKGAPMPAPRAILDAAVEGAQVDFDTASRIESRYFTQLVTGQVAKNMIQAFFFDLAHINGGGSRPDGIEPVKINKIGVLGAGMMGAGIAYVSAKAGYEVVLKDVSIEAAQKGKGYSEKLEAKALQRGKTTEEKSKALLDRITPSADPADFKGVDFVIEAVFENQELKHKVFQEIEDIVEPNALLGSNTSTLPITGLATGVKRQEDFIGIHFFSPVDKMPLVEIIKGEKTSDEALARVFDYTLAIGKTPIVVNDSRGFFTSRVIGTFVNEALAMLGEGVEPASIEHAGSQAGYPAPPLQLSDELNLELMHKIAAATRKGVEDAGGTYEPHPAEAVVEKMIEIGRPSRLKGAGFYEYVDGKRTRLWPGLRETFKSGSSQPPLQDMVDRMLFAEALETQKCLDEGVLTSTADANIGSIMGIGFPPYTGGSAQFIVGYSGAGGIGKEAFVARARELAAKYGDRFLPPASLT is encoded by the coding sequence ATCCAGACCGAGAACACCATCCAGTGGGACAAGGATGCCGACGGCATCGTCACCCTGACGTTGGACGACCCCACCGGGTCGGCGAACGTGATGAACGAACACTACAGCGCGTCGATGCACAATGCGGTCGAACGCCTTGCCGCCGAGAAGGATTCGATTACCGGCGTGGTGATCACCAGCGCGAAGAAGACCTTCTTCGCCGGCGGTGATCTCAAGGCGATGATCAACCTGGGCCCGGAGAACGCCGGCGAGGCGTTCGACACCGTCGAGTCGGTCAAGCGTGACCTGCGCGCCCTGGAGACCCTCGGCAAGCCGGTCGTGGCGGCCATCAACGGCGCCGCGCTGGGCGGCGGCCTGGAGATCGCGCTGGCCTGCCACCACCGAATTGCGGCCGACGTCAAGGGAAGCCAGCTCGGGTTGCCCGAGGTGACGCTGGGCCTGCTGCCCGGCGGTGGCGGGGTGACCCGCACCGTGCGGATGTTCGGCATCCAGAACGCCTTCATGAACATCCTGTCGCAGGGCACGCGCTTCAAGCCCGCCAAAGCCAAGGAGATCGGCCTGGTCGACGAGCTCGTCAGCTCGGTCGAGGAACTGGTTCCTGCTGCCAAGGCGTGGATCAAGGCCAACCCCGATTCGCACGAACAGCCTTGGGACAAAAAGGGTTACAAGATGCCCGGCGGCACGCCGTCCAGCCCCGCGCTGGCCGCCATCCTGCCGTCGTTCCCGGCGCTGCTGAAAAAGCAGCTCAAGGGTGCGCCGATGCCGGCGCCGCGGGCCATCCTGGACGCGGCCGTCGAGGGCGCGCAGGTGGACTTCGACACCGCCAGCCGCATCGAGAGCCGCTACTTCACCCAGCTGGTCACCGGCCAGGTCGCCAAGAACATGATCCAGGCGTTCTTCTTCGACCTGGCCCACATCAACGGCGGCGGCTCGCGCCCCGACGGCATCGAGCCGGTCAAGATCAACAAGATCGGTGTGCTGGGCGCGGGCATGATGGGCGCCGGTATCGCCTACGTCTCGGCCAAGGCCGGTTACGAGGTTGTGCTCAAGGACGTCAGCATCGAGGCCGCCCAGAAGGGCAAGGGTTACTCGGAAAAGCTTGAGGCCAAGGCACTTCAGCGCGGCAAGACCACCGAGGAGAAGAGCAAGGCGCTGCTGGACCGCATCACGCCGTCCGCGGACCCGGCCGACTTCAAGGGCGTCGACTTCGTCATCGAGGCGGTGTTCGAGAACCAGGAGCTCAAGCACAAGGTCTTCCAGGAAATCGAGGACATCGTCGAACCCAACGCGCTGCTCGGGTCGAACACCTCGACGCTGCCGATCACCGGTCTGGCCACCGGCGTGAAGCGGCAGGAGGACTTCATCGGCATCCACTTCTTCTCCCCGGTCGACAAGATGCCGCTGGTCGAGATCATCAAGGGCGAGAAGACTTCCGACGAGGCGCTGGCGCGGGTGTTCGACTACACGCTGGCCATCGGCAAGACCCCGATCGTGGTCAACGACAGCCGCGGCTTCTTCACCAGCCGCGTCATCGGCACCTTCGTGAACGAGGCGCTGGCGATGCTGGGTGAGGGAGTCGAGCCGGCCAGCATCGAGCACGCCGGTTCGCAGGCCGGGTATCCCGCGCCGCCGCTGCAGCTGTCCGACGAGCTCAACCTGGAGCTGATGCACAAGATTGCGGCGGCCACCCGCAAGGGTGTCGAGGACGCCGGCGGCACCTACGAGCCGCACCCGGCCGAGGCCGTCGTCGAGAAGATGATCGAGATCGGCCGGCCGTCGCGGCTGAAGGGCGCGGGCTTCTACGAGTACGTCGACGGCAAGCGCACCCGCCTGTGGCCGGGCCTGCGCGAGACGTTCAAGTCCGGTTCGTCGCAGCCGCCGCTGCAGGACATGGTCGACCGGATGCTGTTCGCCGAGGCGCTGGAAACCCAGAAGTGCCTCGACGAGGGCGTGCTCACGTCGACGGCCGACGCCAACATCGGGTCGATCATGGGCATCGGGTTCCCGCCGTACACCGGTGGCAGCGCGCAGTTCATCGTCGGCTACTCCGGTGCGGGTGGTATCGGCAAGGAGGCCTTCGTGGCGCGGGCCCGTGAGCTCGCGGCCAAGTACGGCGACCGCTTCCTGCCGCCGGCCTCGCTGACGTAG
- a CDS encoding class I SAM-dependent methyltransferase — MASKHTLFRLFYRLGFTPWDGHPIAQSLRDLVETLPPGSALDLGCGTGDTSIYLAERGWTVTGVDYVSQALDKARAKARAAKASINFVRADVTRLSQAGLGTGFRLVVDNGCLHNMSDADREAYVREVGAVTAADARLVVVAFLPGGRFGVRGVDPAEMERRFVPAWTLLSAGSEQELDREQTPTRFYVFQRRA; from the coding sequence GTGGCTTCCAAACACACCCTCTTCCGGCTCTTCTACCGGCTGGGCTTCACGCCGTGGGACGGCCATCCCATCGCGCAGAGCCTGCGGGACCTCGTCGAGACGCTCCCTCCGGGCAGCGCCCTCGACCTGGGATGCGGGACCGGGGACACGTCCATCTACCTCGCCGAGCGCGGCTGGACCGTCACCGGGGTCGACTACGTGTCCCAGGCGCTCGACAAAGCCCGTGCGAAGGCGCGAGCCGCCAAGGCGTCGATCAACTTCGTGCGCGCCGATGTCACGCGGCTGAGTCAGGCCGGACTGGGCACCGGCTTCCGGCTGGTGGTCGACAACGGCTGCCTGCACAACATGAGCGACGCCGACCGCGAGGCGTACGTGCGGGAGGTCGGGGCGGTCACCGCCGCCGATGCGCGGCTGGTGGTCGTCGCGTTCCTGCCCGGCGGCCGGTTCGGCGTGCGCGGCGTCGACCCCGCCGAGATGGAACGGCGGTTCGTGCCCGCCTGGACGCTGCTGTCCGCCGGCAGCGAACAGGAGTTGGACCGCGAGCAGACACCCACGCGGTTCTATGTGTTCCAGCGGCGCGCCTGA
- a CDS encoding LLM class F420-dependent oxidoreductase — protein sequence MELNGVGVWSSQLRYGDPSESADAAAELDELGFAALWIPDVGGPVFDAVGRLLAATERTVIATGILNLWMHSPDDVAESYAALTAEHGDRFLLGIGVSHAPLIDAGNPGRYRKPLAATASFLDGLDAAERPVPAASRVLAALGPKMLALSASRTRGAHPYLVTPEHTASARATLGKGPLLLPEQTVILTESADEARSIGTDWLRAYLALPNYANNLLRSGFSEDDLEHVSTRLFDAIIAWGDEEAVMRRVDEHRAAGADHVCVQVLLADPQAFPRDQWRRIAAAHRG from the coding sequence ATGGAGCTTAACGGTGTCGGGGTGTGGAGCAGCCAATTGCGCTACGGCGATCCATCCGAATCGGCCGACGCCGCAGCTGAATTGGATGAGCTCGGGTTCGCGGCGCTGTGGATCCCCGACGTCGGCGGCCCGGTGTTCGACGCCGTGGGCCGCCTGCTCGCCGCGACCGAACGCACGGTCATCGCCACCGGGATCCTCAACCTGTGGATGCACTCACCGGACGACGTCGCCGAGTCCTACGCGGCGCTCACCGCCGAGCACGGCGACCGCTTCCTGCTGGGCATCGGCGTCAGCCACGCCCCGCTGATCGACGCCGGTAATCCGGGCCGCTACCGCAAGCCGCTGGCGGCGACGGCGTCGTTCCTGGACGGGTTGGACGCCGCCGAGCGGCCGGTGCCCGCCGCCAGCCGGGTACTGGCCGCGCTCGGTCCCAAAATGCTGGCCCTGTCGGCGAGCCGGACCCGCGGAGCGCACCCCTATCTGGTCACGCCGGAGCACACCGCTTCGGCGCGTGCGACTCTGGGCAAGGGTCCGCTGCTGCTACCGGAACAGACGGTGATCCTCACCGAGAGCGCCGATGAGGCGCGCAGCATCGGAACCGACTGGCTGCGTGCATATCTCGCGTTACCCAACTACGCGAACAATCTGCTGCGCAGCGGATTCTCCGAGGACGACCTGGAGCACGTCAGCACGCGGCTGTTCGACGCGATCATCGCGTGGGGCGACGAGGAGGCGGTCATGCGCCGGGTCGACGAGCATCGCGCGGCCGGCGCCGACCATGTCTGCGTCCAGGTTCTGCTCGCCGATCCGCAGGCCTTCCCCCGCGACCAATGGCGCCGAATTGCCGCCGCCCACCGCGGTTGA